The Halomonas sp. KG2 genome segment CGAACCCCCTATGGGACGCCATCTCGCATTTTTAGTAGAACTTGTTTGTTGTACGCGGGAATAGCTCAGTGGTAGAGCATCGCCTTGCCAAGGCGAGGGTCGAGAGTTCGAATCTCTTTTCCCGCTCCATACAACGGTTTTACATAGGTGCCAAGGGTCGAGAGCTGGAGCGCCAGCCCGGTCGAATCTCTTTTCCCGCTCCAAGCAAACACTCTCTTTTCATCCTCCTTTATTGCTTGTTTTCCTGTGTTTTTTGAACATTGTATCGCACATCAATTGGCGATATTTTCGCGTGGCCGTCTTTCGGGCGACTTGAAAAAACATACGGATGCCCCGATATCCTCTCGTCTAACTTGTTTTTCTTGTGCTCCCCATTTGCTGACAGGACATATTCATGGCCGAACCGGCATTGTCTATCCGTGGCCTCACAAAAGTGTATGGCAACGGCTTTCAAGCGTTAAAAGGTATTGATTTGGACGTCCAGCAGGGCGATTTTTTTGCTTTGTTAGGGCCTAACGGAGCGGGTAAGTCGACCACCCTGGGGGTGGTCTGCTCGCTGGTGCAGAAATCCGCCGGTAAGGTGTCGATTTTTGGTATCGACATCGATAAAGACTTCGCGAAAGCGAAATACCAGCTTGGAGTGGTGCCCCAGGAGTTCAATTTCAACCAGTTTGAAAAGGTCATTGATATCATTTTGGCCCAGGCGGGGTATTACGGAATGACCCGTAATGAGGCGTTGCCCCGTGCTAAGCAACTGCTCACTGACCTTGGGCTATGGGACAAGCGTAACGGCAGTGCGCGTATGCTTTCGGGCGGTATGAAGCGTCGTTTGATGATTGCCCGTGCGCTGATGCATCGTCCAAAGCTACTGATTCTTGATGAGCCAACAGCGGGTGTCGACATTGAGCTGCGCCGCAGTATGTGGGAATACATGCGGCGTATTAACCGCGATGAGGGCACTACCATTATTCTCACGACACACTATCTCGAAGAGGCCGAGAGCCTATGCCGCAATATCGCCATTATCAATCAAGGCGAAATCGTGCGTAACACCAGTGTGCGTGAACTGTTGACCGAGCTGAACACTGAAACCTTCCTGCTCGACTTGTCCGCCCCGGTTGAGCAAGCGCCCGTCGTTGAAGGGTTTGAAATTCAGCAAATCGAGCCTTCCCAACTGGCGTTAGTGATTCATCGTGGTCAGCA includes the following:
- a CDS encoding ABC transporter ATP-binding protein, with protein sequence MAEPALSIRGLTKVYGNGFQALKGIDLDVQQGDFFALLGPNGAGKSTTLGVVCSLVQKSAGKVSIFGIDIDKDFAKAKYQLGVVPQEFNFNQFEKVIDIILAQAGYYGMTRNEALPRAKQLLTDLGLWDKRNGSARMLSGGMKRRLMIARALMHRPKLLILDEPTAGVDIELRRSMWEYMRRINRDEGTTIILTTHYLEEAESLCRNIAIINQGEIVRNTSVRELLTELNTETFLLDLSAPVEQAPVVEGFEIQQIEPSQLALVIHRGQQLNDVFSALSEQGLNVVSMRNRANRLEEMFVSMVESSQQAIDQREQQEARA